The following coding sequences are from one Saccharomyces cerevisiae S288C chromosome X, complete sequence window:
- the ARG3 gene encoding ornithine carbamoyltransferase (Ornithine carbamoyltransferase; also known as carbamoylphosphate:L-ornithine carbamoyltransferase; catalyzes the biosynthesis of the arginine precursor citrulline), with the protein MSTTASTPSSLRHLISIKDLSDEEFRILVQRAQHFKNVFKANKTNDFQSNHLKLLGRTIALIFTKRSTRTRISTEGAATFFGAQPMFLGKEDIQLGVNESFYDTTKVVSSMVSCIFARVNKHEDILAFCKDSSVPIINSLCDKFHPLQAICDLLTIIENFNISLDEVNKGINSKLKMAWIGDANNVINDMCIACLKFGISVSISTPPGIEMDSDIVDEAKKVAERNGATFELTHDSLKASTNANILVTDTFVSMGEEFAKQAKLKQFKGFQINQELVSVADPNYKFMHCLPRHQEEVSDDVFYGEHSIVFEEAENRLYAAMSAIDIFVNNKGNFKDLK; encoded by the coding sequence ATGTCAACCACAGCATCCACGCCTTCATCTTTACGtcatttgatttctatAAAAGATCTTTctgatgaagaattcaGAATCTTAGTACAAAGAGCTCAACATTTCAAGAATGTTTTTAAAGCAAATAAAACGAATGATTTCCAATCCAACCATCTGAAACTATTGGGTAGAACTATAGCCTTAATATTTACTAAAAGATCAACTAGAACGAGAATTTCGACCGAAGGTGCAGCCACCTTCTTTGGTGCCCAACCGATGTTTTTAGGTAAAGAGGATATTCAGCTTGGTGTCAATGAATCATTTTACGATACCACCAAGGTTGTATCATCTATGGTTTCATGTATTTTTGCCCGTGTGAACAAACATGAAGACATACTTGCTTTTTGCAAGGATTCCTCTGTACCGATCATCAACTCTCTATGTGACAAATTCCACCCTTTGCAAGCAATTTGTGATCTTTTAACAATAATCGAAAACTTCAATATATCTCTAGATGAAGTAAATAAGGGAATCAATTCAAAATTGAAGATGGCATGGATTGGTGATGCCAATAATGTCATAAATGATATGTGCATCGCATGTCTGAAATTCGGTATAAGTGTCAGTATTTCCACTCCCCCCGGTATTGAAATGGATTCCGATATTGTCGATGAAGCAAAGAAAGTTGCTGAGAGAAACGGTGCGACATTTGAATTAACACACGACTCTTTAAAGGCCTCCACCAATGCCAATATATTAGTAACCGATACTTTCGTTTCCATGGGTGAAGAATTTGCGAAACAGGCCAAGCTGAAACAATTCAAAGGTTTTCAAATCAATCAAGAACTTGTCTCTGTGGCTGATCCAAACTACAAATTTATGCATTGTCTGCCAAGAcatcaagaagaagttaGTGATGATGTCTTTTATGGAGAGCATTCCATAgtctttgaagaagcagaaaaCAGATTATATGCAGCTATGTCTGCCATTGATATCTTTGTTAATAATAAAGGTAATTTCAAGGACTTGAAATAA
- the SIP4 gene encoding Sip4p (C6 zinc cluster transcriptional activator; binds to the carbon source-responsive element (CSRE) of gluconeogenic genes; involved in the positive regulation of gluconeogenesis; regulated by Snf1p protein kinase; localized to the nucleus) — MAKRKYGRSYSLDDTDSCSNKVLIVPTGQSSSNAITDFSVRKAHACDRCRLKKIKCDGLKPNCSNCAKIDFPCKTSDKLSRRGLPKGYTELLEKEVVRLTNMNASSSANANSNLPFINDTFYCFDNYNTQSENQRFLGHLTWNILTNTFPTQKAVVFTDDRNNIDLQLQLLTNFLNLNGDFNHLPNFLLLKYDYNLQFLKNLLSVIIKDFFKRQNSLLLLLYPTNLWKNLLLDKINSTAMTGEPITLLALLYIIQFTWSCFDDFKLFKVTKLIVSLTTNSKLDLKVLQLVNLSIFYFMGASVDSCKSKSSLTEHSNVNSVIWTNDLLNLNFTNILNMGLYINPKNLIPISGNNNNNKSNEEDDRIVTFWCFQFLSSWWSLIQGLPKSNFLTEEFQPKSISVLEIPRLKPFEILLNFIIYSLDGCNLLNISSLNVSDPNFQFFQNELESFKKNLLLWNLYHNLSDHDNFRFLTSSSNKKLTTNLLLKNLTGLNHKLNQPDFVEIQLTLFYLSLKLMTLKEGDQDLKKEDISLEILSLYFLILTDDSNNDDNQQLQPQQLNLYHFTPFNSIDIIDLCLNNLNNWSLSLKYESGQNQPHSSKIKFEKFQNFLNHWCPIWYYDEFSTNPFLQILKINFKLLPFETIHYSQEEQRLLISLNKLRYLDAVSSFNSSSVKSNFASKVNTQLNLLQHSSSNSNFLDASPYDFNKIFMNNFENYDYETDEGYAEDDDEEDSDSDNSLPLEIPFKKSKNKCKNRNKELSQRLSLFENRDSNSVDFNTDTNLNLNPDSPSVTSSKKKYLDHIILDNRDIVSNHDSSKQKFKIQNILNSTF; from the coding sequence ATGGCCAAGAGGAAATATGGCAGGTCTTATTCCCTCGATGATACAGATTCCTGCAGCAATAAAGTCCTGATAGTACCAACCGGTCAAAGCTCCTCTAACGCAATCACTGATTTCTCTGTCAGAAAGGCGCATGCTTGCGATAGATGCAgactgaaaaaaatcaagtGTGACGGTTTAAAACCGAACTGTTCAAACTGTGCGAAAATTGACTTCCCTTGCAAAACCTCGGATAAACTGTCGAGGAGAGGTCTTCCAAAGGGGTATACAGAACTACTAGAAAAAGAGGTCGTCCGTTTGACAAATATGAATGCGAGTTCCAGCGCCAATGCAAATTCTAATTTGCCGTTCATTAATGATAcattttattgttttgatAATTACAACACTCAGTCTGAAAATCAAAGGTTTTTGGGACATTTGACATGGAATATTCTAACTAATACTTTTCCTACTCAAAAAGCAGTAGTTTTTACAGACGATCGAAATAATATTGATCTACAACTGCAACTgttaacaaattttttgaacctGAATGGTGACTTTAATCATCTcccaaattttcttttacttaAATATGATTATAACCTtcagtttttgaaaaatttgttgtCTGTCATTattaaagatttttttaaaaggcAAAATTCTTTGCTACTTCTATTATACCCTACAAATTTATGGAAAAATTTGCTATTAGACAAGATTAATTCAACCGCAATGACAGGTGAACCCATAACTCTACTGGCGTTACTTTATATTATTCAATTTACTTGGTCTTGTTTTGATGATTTCAAGCTTTTTAAAGTCACGAAGCTTATTGTTTCTCTGACAACAAACAGCAAATTAGACTTGAAAGTTTTGCAATTGGTTAACTTATCcatcttttattttatgGGCGCCTCTGTTGACTCTTGTAAAAGTAAAAGCTCGTTAACAGAACATTCAAATGTAAATTCAGTAATATGGACCAATGATTTGCTAAACCTAAACTttacaaatattttgaatatggGATTGTACATAAATCCCAAAAATTTAATTCCTATATCAGgcaacaataataataataaatctaatgaagaggatgatAGAATAGTGACATTTTGGTGCTTTCAATTCTTAAGCTCATGGTGGTCCTTAATTCAAGGTTTACCAAAGTCCAACTTTTTAACTGAAGAATTTCAACCGAAATCAATCTCGGTTCTAGAAATCCCCAGGCTGAAGCcctttgaaattttgttaAACTTCATCATATATTCTTTGGATGGATGTAATTTGTTGAATATCTCATCTTTAAATGTTTCGGACCcaaatttccaatttttccaGAATGAACTGGAAagctttaaaaaaaatttattactGTGGAACCTTTATCACAATTTGAGTGATCACGATAACTTCCGATTCTTAACATCCAgttcaaataaaaaactaaCAACAAATTTACTACTTAAGAATTTGACGGGTCTAAATCACAAACTCAATCAACCTGATTTTGTGGAGATTCAATTAACTTTATTTTACTTGAGTTTAAAATTAATGACTTTAAAGGAAGGGGACCaagatttgaagaaagaggATATCTCGTTAGAGATATTGTCcctatattttttaattcttaCAGATGACTCtaataatgatgataatcAACAGTTACAACCACAGCAACTAAATCTCTACCATTTTACGCCCTTCAATAGTATTGACATTATTGACTTATGTTTAAACAATTTAAACAATTGGTCATTATCACTTAAATACGAAAGTGGTCAAAACCAGCCCCACTCAAGTAAAataaagtttgaaaaatttcaaaactttttaaATCACTGGTGTCCAATATGGTACTATGATGAATTTTCCACAAACCCTTTTTTACAAATCCTCaaaatcaatttcaaattacTTCCTTTTGAGACAATCCATTACTCACAAGAAGAGCAACGATTGTTAATAAGTTTGAATAAATTGAGATATTTGGATGCCGTATCGAGCTTTAATTCAAGTTCAGTCAAGTCGAATTTCGCGTCTAAGGTCAATACCCAGCTAAACCTTTTGCAACACTCGAGTTCTAACTCCAATTTCCTAGATGCGTCACCATACGattttaataaaatttttatgaacaactttgaaaactATGACTACGAAACAGATGAAGGATATGCggaagatgatgatgaagaggataGTGACAGTGACAATAGCTTACCACTAGAAATtccttttaaaaaaagtaaaaataaatgcaAGAATAGGAATAAAGAGCTTTCACAAAGGTTATCCCTATTTGAAAACAGAGATAGCAATTCGGTAGATTTCAACACAGATACAAATTTAAATTTAAACCCTGATTCGCCATCAGTTACGTCTtctaagaaaaaatatttagaTCATATTATTTTAGATAACCGAGACATCGTTAGCAACCATGACTCCagtaaacaaaaattcaagatccagaatattttgaacTCGACCTTCTAA
- the GWT1 gene encoding glucosaminyl-phosphotidylinositol O-acyltransferase (Protein involved in the inositol acylation of GlcN-PI; the inositol acylation of glucosaminyl phosphatidylinositol (GlcN-PI) forms glucosaminyl(acyl)phosphatidylinositol (GlcN(acyl)PI), an intermediate in the biosynthesis of glycosylphosphatidylinositol (GPI) anchors): protein MSTLKQRKEDFVTGLNGGSITEINAVTSIALVTYISWNLLKNSNLMPPGISSVQYIIDFALNWVALLLSITIYASEPYLLNTLILLPCLLAFIYGKFTSSSKPSNPIYNKKKMITQRFQLEKKPYITAYRGGMLILTAIAILAVDFPIFPRRFAKVETWGTSLMDLGVGSFVFSNGIVSSRALLKNLSLKSKPSFLKNAFNALKSGGTLLFLGLLRLFFVKNLEYQEHVTEYGVHWNFFITLSLLPLVLTFIDPVTRMVPRCSIAIFISCIYEWLLLKDDRTLNFLILADRNCFFSANREGIFSFLGYCSIFLWGQNTGFYLLGNKPTLNNLYKPSTQDVVAASKKSSTWDYWTSVTPLSGLCIWSTIFLVISQLVFQYHPYSVSRRFANLPYTLWVITYNLLFLTGYCLTDKIFGNSSEYYKVAECLESINSNGLFLFLLANVSTGLVNMSMVTIDSSPLKSFLVLLAYCSFIAVISVFLYRKRIFIKL, encoded by the coding sequence ATGTCGACTTTAAAACAGAGAAAAGAGGACTTTGTGACAGGGCTCAATGGCGGTTCTATAACAGAAATTAACGCAGTGACATCAATTGCTTTGGTAACTTACATATCATGGaacttattgaaaaattccaaCCTTATGCCTCCTGGCATTTCCAGCGTGCAATACATAATTGATTTTGCATTGAACTGGGTTGCTTTGCTTCTATCTATTACTATTTATGCTAGTGAACCATACCTTCTAAACACGCTAATACTGTTACCTTGTTTGCTCGCATTCATATATGGAAAATTTACTAGCTCGAGTAAACCTTCTAATCCAAtatacaataaaaaaaaaatgattaCACAGCGGTTCCaactagaaaaaaagccGTATATTACTGCGTATCGTGGTGGGATGCTTATTCTGACTGCTATTGCCATCTTGGCTGTagattttccaattttccCAAGGAGGTTTGCCAAGGTGGAAACTTGGGGGACATCCCTGATGGATCTTGGTGTAGGATCATTCGTTTTCAGTAACGGTATTGTTTCTTCTAGGGCACTGTTGAAAAACCTAAGCTTGAAGAGTAAACCCAGCTTCTTAAAAAATGCATTTAATGCCTTAAAATCAGGAGGAACTCTATTGTTCCTAGGATTGCTGAGGTtgttttttgtaaaaaatttggaatatCAAGAACATGTCACAGAATATGGGGTTCattggaatttttttatcaccCTATCATTGTTGCCACTTGTATTGACCTTTATTGATCCCGTCACAAGAATGGTTCCACGCTGCTCAATTGCAATATTCATTTCATGCATTTATGAATGGCTACTTTTAAAGGACGATCGCACtttaaactttttaattttggcTGATAGAAATTGTTTCTTCAGTGCTAATAGAGAAGGCATCTTCTCATTTCTAGGTTATTGCTCGATTTTTCTTTGGGGCCAAAACACGGGATTTTACTTGTTGGGAAATAAACCAACTTTAAACAATCTTTATAAGCCTTCTACGCAAGACGTAGTTGCAGCATCAAAGAAGTCTTCGACTTGGGACTATTGGACTTCAGTAACCCCATTAAGTGGCCTCTGTATATGGAGtacaatttttcttgttatCAGCCAGTTGGTTTTTCAATACCATCCTTATAGTGTTTCAAGAAGGTTTGCTAACTTACCATATACTTTGTGGGTCATTACTTATAATTTACTATTTTTGACTGGGTACTGCTTGACTGACAAAATTTTCGGTAATTCTTCGGAATATTATAAAGTTGCCGAATGCTTGGAATCAATCAACTCCAATGGgttgtttttatttttgttggCAAATGTCTCTACTGGTTTAGTCAATATGTCTATGGTCACGATAGATTCTTCACCCTTAAAATCATTCCTGGTTTTGTTGGCATACTGCTCATTCATAGCTGTCATATCGGTTTTCTTGtatagaaaaagaatattcatTAAGCTATAA
- the TRL1 gene encoding tRNA ligase (tRNA ligase; required for tRNA splicing and for both splicing and translation of HAC1 mRNA in the UPR; has phosphodiesterase, polynucleotide kinase, and ligase activities; involved in turnover of tRNA introns; localized at the inner nuclear envelope and cytoplasm): MPSPYDGKRTVTQLVNELEKAEKLSGRGRAYRRVCDLSHSNKKVISWKFNEWDYGKNTITLPCNARGLFISDDTTNPVIVARGYDKFFNVGEVNFTKWNWIEENCTGPYDVTIKANGCIIFISGLEDGTLVVCSKHSTGPRADVDRNHAEAGEKQLLRQLAAMNINRSDFARMLYTHNVTAVAEYCDDSFEEHILEYPLEKAGLYLHGVNVNKAEFETWDMKDVSQMASKYGFRCVQCITSNTLEDLKKFLDNCSATGSFEGQEIEGFVIRCHLKSTEKPFFFKYKFEEPYLMYRQWREVTKDYISNKSRVFKFRKHKFITNKYLDFAIPILESSPKICENYLKGFGVIELRNKFLQSYGMSGLEILNHEKVAELELKNAIDYDKVDERTKFLIFPISVIGCGKTTTSQTLVNLFPDSWGHIQNDDITGKDKSQLMKKSLELLSKKEIKCVIVDRNNHQFRERKQLFEWLNELKEDYLVYDTNIKVIGVSFAPYDKLSEIRDITLQRVIKRGNNHQSIKWDELGEKKVVGIMNGFLKRYQPVNLDKSPDNMFDLMIELDFGQADSSLTNAKQILNEIHKAYPILVPEIPKDDEIETAFRRSLDYKPTVRKIVGKGNNNQQKTPKLIKPTYISAKIENYDEIIELVKRCIASDAELTEKFKHLLASGKVQKELHITLGHVMSSREKEAKKLWKSYCNRYTDQITEYNNNRIENAQGSGNNQNTQVKTTDKLNFRLEKLCWDEKIIAIVVELSKDKDGCIIDENNEKIKGLCCQNKIPHITLCKLESGVKAVYSNVLCEKVESAEVDENIKVVKLDNSKEFVGSVYLNF; the protein is encoded by the coding sequence ATGCCTAGCCCATATGACGGTAAAAGAACAGTAACTCAGCTTGTTAACGAGTTAGAAAAGGCAGAAAAACTATCCGGTAGAGGCAGAGCTTATAGAAGGGTTTGTGACTTATCACACAGCAATAAGAAAGTAATTTCATGGAAATTTAACGAATGGGATTATGGCAAAAATACTATCACTTTGCCATGTAATGCAAGAGGCTTATTTATTAGCGATGATACAACGAATCCAGTTATTGTTGCTAGAGGATACGATaagtttttcaatgtaGGCGAGGTCAACTTTACCAAGTGGAATTGGATTGAAGAGAACTGTACAGGGCCTTACGATGTCACTATAAAAGCCAATGGTTGTATCATTTTTATATCTGGTTTAGAAGATGGTACCTTGGTAGTTTGTTCGAAGCATTCTACTGGACCCAGAGCAGACGTAGACAGGAACCATGCAGAAGCAGGTGAGAAGCAACTTTTAAGACAACTGGCGGCAATGAACATCAATCGAAGTGATTTTGCTAGAATGCTATATACCCATAATGTCACCGCTGTGGCAGAATATTGCGATGATTCATTTGAAGAACACATCTTAGAGTATCCCCTTGAAAAAGCTGGCCTATACTTACATGGTGTAAATGTTAATAAAGCGGAATTTGAAACTTGGGATATGAAAGATGTTTCGCAAATGGCGAGTAAATACGGATTCAGGTGCGTCCAATGCATTACATCGAACACCTTGGaggatttgaaaaagttccTAGATAACTGCTCTGCAACCGGATCTTTTGAAGGGCAAGAGATTGAAGGTTTTGTTATCAGGTGCCACTTGAAGAGTACTGAAaagccattttttttcaagtataaatttgaagaaccGTATTTGATGTACCGTCAGTGGAGAGAAGTTACTAAAGACTATATTTCCAACAAGTCAAGAGTGTTTAAATTTAGAAAGCATAAATTTATAACCAACAAGTATCTTGATTTCGCAATCCCAATATTGGAGTCATCACCCAAGATCTGTGAGAATTACTTGAAAGGTTTTGGTGTGATTGAATTGAGAAATAAGTTTCTACAATCATATGGCATGAGTGGGCTGGAAATCTTAAACCACGAAAAAGTGGCCGAGTTGGAATTAAAAAACGCCATTGATTATGATAAAGTAGACGAACGCACTAAATTTTTAATCTTTCCAATATCAGTTATTGGATGTGGCAAAACAACAACTTCCCAGACATTAGTGAATTTGTTCCCTGACAGCTGGGGTcatattcaaaatgatgatattaCAGGTAAAGATAAATCtcaattaatgaaaaaatcattggAACTATTatccaaaaaagaaatcaaatgtGTCATAGTTGACAGAAACAATCACCAATTCCGCGAAAGAAAGCAATTATTTGAATGGTTGAATGAACTAAAAGAAGATTATTTGGTGTATGATACGAACATCAAGGTAATCGGCGTGTCATTCGCGCCATATGACAAACTATCGGAAATAAGAGACATAACACTGCAAAGAGTAATCAAAAGAGGTAACAATCACCAAAGTATTAAATGGGACGAATTAGGAGAGAAGAAAGTGGTAGGCATCATGAATgggtttttgaaaagatatCAACCTGTTAATTTAGACAAATCACCAGATAATATGTTTGATTTAATGATAGAGTTAGATTTTGGACAAGCAGACTCTTCATTAACCAATGCGAAACAAATCCTCAATGAAATTCATAAAGCTTATCCAATTTTGGTACCAGAGATCCCgaaagatgatgaaattgagACAGCGTTCAGAAGGAGCTTAGATTACAAACCTACTGTGAGAAAAATAGTTGGTAAAGGCAACAATAATCAACAAAAAACGCCTAAGTTAATTAAACCTACATATATCTCAGCTAAAATAGAAAACTAcgatgaaattattgaattGGTCAAGAGGTGTATTGCTAGCGATGCAGAGCTGACTGAGAAATTCAAGCATTTACTAGCTAGTGGAAAAGTTCAGAAGGAACTTCATATAACATTAGGTCATGTCATGTCGTCCCGTGAAAAAGAGGCAAAAAAGTTGTGGAAATCATATTGTAACAGATACACTGACCAGATAACGGAGTACAATAACAACCGCATAGAAAATGCACAAGGCTCTGGTAATAACCAAAATACGCAGGTAAAAACGACCGACAAACTGAATTTTAGGCTCGAAAAACTATGTTgggatgaaaaaatcattgcTATTGTAGTGGAACTGTCTAAAGATAAAGATGGATGCAtaattgatgaaaacaaTGAGAAAATTAAAGGGTTGTGTTgtcaaaacaaaattccTCATATTACGCTGTGCAAACTTGAAAGTGGTGTTAAGGCTGTTTATTCCAATGTTCTATGTGAGAAGGTTGAATCTGCTGaagttgatgaaaatataaaagtgGTGAAATTGGACAACTCGAAGGAATTTGTTGGCAGTGtatatttaaatttttag
- the DPB11 gene encoding protein kinase activating protein DPB11 (DNA replication initiation protein; loads DNA pol epsilon onto pre-replication complexes at origins; checkpoint sensor recruited to stalled replication forks by the checkpoint clamp complex where it activates Mec1p; along with Rfa1p, binds to ultrafine anaphase bridges in mitotic cells and prevents accumulation of chromatin bridges by stimulating the Mec1p kinase and suppressing homologous recombination; ortholog of human TopBP1; forms nuclear foci upon DNA replication stress): protein MKPFQGITFCPTAINNEILAKKISKKIIKLGGIFSKDLTRQVNVLVVGSTTNTNKFKFAVKHRFDIIFIDIQAIDDIYQLWLSGENILPDSNTATMTGSTYEMLKILYRRFSFKYLHNFNIFIGRITDTNITSIDSLVRSIKKLGCSSYNYQNFVIKDTSSHNDDDDQGQNGQISIFVTDTLLGARVNAAIEQNIPIVHFKWILDCQKRSALLPYDPYYLLPNIKDLPYDSIGSNSCDCWDKINTTFPTNIDAQSSLQRQQSSSTLTPSLPKTSSLLNKFKPKGEKIWDKAMSLQQHSKTNFSVLGQSPLSINNKQEDLSDNSTLIFKNCAFIIHHIFPGNHRSILTKIVVQNGGKIETSYLSGIYDHSYYIIPSNKALDSFNDLPEIIDDNDGIVTEFFIERCLYYQKLLHPIDLWSKPFLSTIEFQVSSSSKLLHHEFSSSPFLNVTITGFSGVELLHLTKVLNLLKPMGINYVEYLNKSTDILLINLAALPSIPKTHPLWSNEFSDLFTQFCINNNNDDPGDNNRKDFQNNSILRNSMKRKIEYIKKFHSIPVVTPAFIFKLLSAASGENNEIFLNNIKWCIICPRGHKDDFKCKIKKPYYTSISSEKKYQNNDPKIDKTILLKRNNSSLSEHSMKDTKNELLQKIRETDSGRKKRSVSSSIMDVSSERQMPDTKRIKLESLPKNFVPKQIKRTTSWGTIMSENVPTEQPTAISNPEEIPRTEEVSHTQVTYGSIQDKKRTASLEKPMRRQTRNQTKELDS, encoded by the coding sequence ATGAAGCCCTTTCAAGGAATAACATTTTGTCCGACTGcaataaataatgaaatcttagctaaaaaaatatcaaagaaaattattaaGTTAGGAGGTATATTTTCTAAAGATTTGACCAGACAAGTTAATGTCCTTGTTGTTGGGTCCACCACCAATACAAACAAATTTAAATTTGCGGTGAAGCATAGATTCGATATCATATTTATTGACATTCAAGCCATTGATGACATTTATCAGCTCTGGCTGTCTGGAGAAAATATATTGCCGGACTCTAATACGGCAACAATGACAGGATCCACCTATGAGATGCTGAAGATACTTTACCGGCGATTTTCGTTTAAATATTTGCATAActtcaatatcttcattgGCAGAATAACCGACACTAACATAACTTCCATCGATTCATTGGTTAGGAGTATTAAAAAGTTAGGGTGTTCTAGTTATAACTATCAAAACTTTGTAATCAAAGATACCTCTTCACacaatgatgacgatgatcAAGGTCAGAATGGGCAGATATCCATTTTTGTTACGGATACTTTACTAGGAGCAAGAGTTAACGCTGCtattgaacaaaatataCCTATTGTACATTTCAAATGGATTCTCGATTGCCAAAAAAGAAGCGCACTGTTACCGTACGATCCCTATTATCTTTTACCAAATATTAAAGACCTGCCCTATGATTCAATCGGATCAAACTCTTGCGATTGCTGGGATAAAATAAACACCACCTTTCCAACCAATATCGATGCCCAATCCTCTCTGCAGCGGCAGCAATCCTCCAGTACCCTGACTCCTTCGCTCCCGAAAACATCATCCCTCTTGAATAAATTTAAACCAAAGggtgaaaaaatatggGACAAGGCAATGTCTCTACAGCAGCATAGTAagacaaatttttcagtaCTAGGGCAGTCACCATTATCGATAAATAACAAACAAGAAGATTTAAGTGATAATAGTActttgattttcaaaaattgtgCGTTTATCATTCATCATATTTTTCCTGGCAATCACCGTTCAATACTAACCAAAATTGTTGTTCAAAATGGGGGTAAAATTGAGACGTCTTACTTGAGCGGCATTTACGATCATTCTTATTACATCATTCCAAGTAATAAAGCTCTTGACTCCTTCAATGATTTACCTGAGATTAtagatgataatgatgGTATAGTTacagaatttttcattgaacGCTGCTTgtattatcaaaaattacTACACCCAATAGATTTATGGTCAAAACCCTTCCTCAGCACAATAGAGTTTCAAGtttcgtcttcttcaaagttaTTGCATcatgaattttcttcttccccTTTTCTGAATGTTACTATCACTGGATTCTCTGGCGTAGAGCTGTTACATCTGACTAAAGTATTAAATCTTCTAAAACCAATGGGCATCAATTATGTAGAATACCTCAATAAATCCACTGACATTCTGCTAATCAACTTAGCAGCTTTACCCAGTATCCCGAAAACCCATCCGTTATGGTCGAATGAATTTAGCGATCTTTTTACTCAGTTTTGCattaataacaataatgatgatCCTGGTGATAATAACagaaaagattttcaaaataattCAATCTTGAGAAATTcgatgaaaaggaaaattgaATATATCAAGAAATTCCACTCCATACCGGTAGTTACTCCagcatttatttttaaattattgTCCGCTGCATCTggagaaaataatgaaatcTTTTTAAACAATATCAAGTGGTGTATTATCTGCCCAAGAGGACACAAGGACGATTTTAAATGTAAGATAAAAAAACCATACTATACCAGCATTAgttcagaaaaaaagtaccAAAACAATGATCCAAAAATCGACAAAActattcttttgaaaagaaacaattcCTCATTATCGGAGCACTCTATGAAAGATACCAAAAACGAATTATTGCAGAAAATTAGAGAAACTGAttctggaagaaaaaagcgTAGTGTCTCATCGAGTATCATGGATGTTTCTTCAGAGAGACAAATGCCGGATACGAAAAGGATCAAGTTGGAGTCActgccaaaaaatttcgTTCCTAAACAAATTAAACGAACCACGAGTTGGGGCACAATAATGTCAGAAAATGTGCCTACAGAGCAGCCGACTGCAATTTCTAATCCAGAAGAGATCCCAAGAACTGAGGAAGTTTCACATACTCAAGTTACCTATGGCTCCATTCAAGATAAGAAACGTACTGCCTCTTTAGAAAAACCTATGAGACGACAGACAAGAAATCAGACAAAGGAATTAGATTCTTGA